In Cygnus atratus isolate AKBS03 ecotype Queensland, Australia chromosome 14, CAtr_DNAZoo_HiC_assembly, whole genome shotgun sequence, the DNA window AGGCCATTAAACCAGCACTTTTCACCAGCAAATAAACATGGATATAAGAAAAGTGGAAGAGACCAGAAGAACAGACTGGCTgagcaggcagccccagcccgcagATCTGTTCTGCATTTCCCACTCCCCTGCATGGTCCTAATTCCATGGCTCGCAGGACGGGGGGCTCCCACTCAGCGTTAACGTGCCGCATATTGCCGGCTGGATTTGGAGCACGTCATGTGCATTTCCACCCCCTTCAGGAGCCGATAGCGGGGGAGAGCACTAAGGCAACGTGCAATGCGTACGGTGCTTTGAACACCTCCTTCCCAGTGCCGGAGTTAAGCAGAACATGCTGGAGAGAAGCCAAAGCCCGCCGCTGTTTGCCTTGACACCAAGCAGGACCCTGCCCGACCAAATCCCCCATGAGAGGTTTGGGATGTCACAACTCCTCCGTCTGTCACTTTTATGTTTAGCTGTAAATTTACTCCAGCACCAGAGTAcgaagaaatatttgaaaggcaGGTTTCTTGCTTTATAAGCCTTGCTTCTGTGTTTAGCTCGCAGGACCTGAGGATGTGATAAGAAAGCCCACACAAGTGGACGGCTTTCAGAGCCTCCTACAGTACAGGGTGGCTGCAGTAAGGGATGGACTGCATTTCACGGGAGTCTTTGCCGTCGTATAAGCACGTGTACCTCTTAGCCTGGGGGACAGGAGTTGTACCAAAGCGACAGGTGGCTAACACCTTTAAAACATTCCTCTGGCTTCACCTTGACTGATCACGGAGCTACCGAGCAAACAATGAACCGGCCAGAGTTGTAAGGGGCAGCTTTAGGCTTTGGGCTTCATTTCAAGGGTTACTCCAACTACAGAAGCGCAAAGAAGGAGATTGGGTCGGGGAAGCCTTTCACCCACCACCGGCTCGTTTCTACACCCAGGCCACTGGAAAATAGCCCAACCCCACCAGCCCCTGGTGCAGCCCGCGGTCAGCGCCCACGGCTCATGGCTGTCACTCCCCTCGCTGgcaaagggagggggaaaaaccCTCagctggggcacccccaggtGGACGGCATCCttcagagctgggaagggaacAGCACGAGCACTGCACCCACGGGTAGACAGAAACTGATGACACAGGGGAAATCCTCTTCTTAACTACAGCTGTAACCATGTGCAGAACCAACACAAATTCTAGTTTAAACTCTTCTAGCATTTGGTCTCAGGTAGGCTGTGCATGAAGATGAGCTCGTGTCAATCAGCCTGATTTTGAGCATCTTCTCTCAGCTGGCAGTGCACCTGAGTGCTGCTTCAAGATGCAGAGGGCTTACTCTGTGCACAGCTCCTTGCAAACAGCTCTGCACACAGACGTCCAGAGGGAGATTATACTGCAGGATAACTGCTCCGCATCACCAGGAGTTCCATGGGAATAGCTGTGTTCAGAAATCATTTCCTGTCAGAACACCCTCCTCCCGTCCACGAGTGGAGTCAGACAAGCTCAGGAGGCTCAGCACCCTCCTGTGAATGAAGGCAGAGCCCAGGATGCTCCAGAAAATCCCCCCTTGCTATATTCTATGCTTAAAACAATggcttatttttcagagaagggAAGGGCAAAGAGGAGGGGAATGGTAAAGGTGAAGTGAAGCAGTGATGGAGCAGTGAAGGGGTTTGGGGAGGCTGTGGGAGAGGCCAGAGACATCATTTCTGACTCTGACCTTGTCCCAGTCCTTCCTTGCACATAGATAAACACTCACAGACAGACTTcagagaggagctggagctgccagGTACATTAGCATGAGAAAGGtgggagagcaggaaaaagGATGGGTGGTCATGGATAGGAGTTTAGAGAAGAGCaagtttgagaagaaaatattgctcAGACCTGGAAAATTCCCTGAGCAAAAGCCTTGAATTCGCATCCctccaaaacaaacagcttcCTCGCCCTGCCAAAAAACATTCCCTTTTTATGAGCCTCCACAACACGCAGGCCTGGCAGAGGGGACACTGCCGTGCCCTCACCCACTGCTCCCCGCACACCTCCAACCCCATCTCATTTCTACAGGCTGCGCCATGATCTctgctgtcctcctcctctggaCCGTGCCCTGCGTGGCAAACCACATCCTCGGGGGCTCTGCCAAGGCAGCGCTGCAGGAGGGTCCCCAGCTGGCGTGCAGCCTGCCGGGCCCCCCTGGGCCCCCCGGTCCTCCCGGTGCTCCCGGTGCTCCGGGGACGGTCGGCAGGATGGGCTTCCCGGGGAAAGATGGCAAGGATGGCAAGGACGGGGACAAAGGCGAGCACGGTGATGAAGGTaagagggaagaaattctttgggaaataagaataaaatataaaagcatcaTCCCAAACACTGTGCCAAAACCttccaaaatatatatttttgctgatAGTCTTAATGCTGCATGTAATTCTTATcatcttcattttaatattgcACATTTTCCCCCAGAGGGAGATTTTCCCTGTTTTGACACATGCGCCCTAGCCAAGAGACACAGGGCTGGTCTCGGATTGCTgctttcaagggaaaaaaattcagaagcaaaaatttAGTACTGGCTCCCTAGAGCACCCTAACTGGGTAGCAGACACTGCTCTGACCACGCTCCACCTAAATCAAAGCAAATGTCAACCCTAGTTTAATCCTGAGGTGGGATTCCCATTTAGCTCAGACCTTACTGTGAGCATCAGGACCCGCAGGAGTCAGAACCCGCTGATCTCCCGCCGCCAACCCAGAGCACCCTCCTGGCTCAGCAGAACACCACCGTACCAATGCTgcatcttctcttctctctcccccaaAACAGACTCTGGAGGACAAGTTTCCAGCCGCAGCTGCATTGAAATCTTGTCGCTACAGCAGATCAAGAGACACAAAATAAATCCCCCTGAAATTTTCTTGTATCAGATACTACCACGCTCAGGGCTCACCAGCAGTTTCAGCATCATTGTGACAAAGCCCACCTTGCTCCCCATCTCAAGGCAGTCCCTGCACCAGGTGTCTTCTGGTTCACAACTGGTCCAGATCCCAGCTAAACTGGGGATTTTTCTACACCTAGAATCCATTTTTTTACAACACAGTTTCatgttaaatgtaaaaaaaaataggcagaagATTAAACGTACCCATCTGCTCAAAGCTAGTTTCCAAAAGCTTTATGAACCCATCCAGCTCCTTCAAAACCCAAAGATTTAAAGCTTTCTCCCAGCTAGCTTTATAATTTATTACTCCTTTTTCTCAAGTGAGTCAGATAACTGAACCAGCCTTTTGGTCCTTAAAGAGGACAGGCTTTCCTGCTCCCAAGTCCTGTTATCATGCCAGCTACTGAATGTGGTTAATGAGTCCTGACACGTCCCACCCCAGGTGGTATTTCATCGGGATTCTCACTAGCAAGGTTTTCCTCCCAAATTAAAACGTACTGCTGCATTGATATAATCCCTTTCCACTCGCCGTATTTTAACTAAAAAGTTTACAAGGTTATTTGTCTTCCAGGTCCGCGGGGCAGAACAGGAAACCCAGGCAAGCCAGGACCAAAGGGGAAAGCGGGAGCTATCGGCAAGGCAGGCCCACGAGGACCAAAGGGTTTAAAGGGCAATCCTGGAAAAAATGGAGCACCGGGAAAGAAAGGACCCAAAGGGAACAAGGGTGAGACTGGCATGCCAGGACCCTGCACCTGTAATGCCAACAAAGCCAAATCTGCCTTTTCTGTGGCTGTCTCCAAAAGCTACCCAAGGGAAAGGCTGCCCATCAAATTTGACAGGATCCTTATGAACGAAGGAGGACATTACAACGCTTCCAGCGGGAAATTTATATGCAGCATCCCAGGTATTTACTACTTCACTTATGATATCACCTTGGCCAACAAACATTTGGCCATTGGCCTGGTCCACAACGGGCAATACCGGATCAAGACCTTCGACGCCAACACTGGGAACCACGACGTTGCCTCTGGATCAACCATCCTTTCTCTGAAGCGGGAGGATGAAGTATGGCTGCAGATCTTTTACTCTGAACAAAACGGGCTCTTTTATGACCCCTACTGGACAGACAGCTTATTCACTGGCTTCCTGATTTATCCTGATCAAGATTATCTCAATGAAATATAGAGCGAGAAACAAACCCATCGGGAAAAGAATAGGAAATGGATGCAACCTCAGTCCAGCAAAGTGTAGCCTGTACATGGACATGTGTGGTGTTATATCATTCCACATTTTTCACGCTAACAGCCTGTATTGGCTCCTTAGATATTTACTTGATGTCACCAACTAGTCCACAGGGTGTGCCAGGATTAGTAGGAACAACCTTTAAGTAACCTCATGAGTCTCTAAACCTTGAAGCTACCCGTCATGTTTTCCCACCACCATCCAAACGTTCCATGGACATGTAACTCAAGTACTGGTGcagaatgttttcattattgtaTTATTATAAAGCGTGGAGATCAAAAATCATTTCCTGAAAGCCGAGCTCCTAAGTGCCATTGATGTTGGAGACTGTATCAGTGCCtctctgccccccacccccaataataataataataataataataataataacaacaacaataagcCTTGTTACACTTTACCAGCTTCCTAAAAGTCAGGAAGTTATCAGCTACTGTTACAAAAGTGCCAGTAACTCTCAGCCTCATCAAAGCAGAACTAATAAGCAAAGGCATCCGGTCTAAACAGGACATGCCACAAAGGAGAGAGCTCATTTAAGGCTGAAGGTAAAACTCCTGCTAAGATACATCTTGTTGCATTGAGCACTGCTGGCATTTCTCAGATTTCAGCTGCTTGTAGTGGTGCTGGGGTCCTGTACTGGCTTTCAGGCGAGCACTGATAAGATATGACCAGAGACAAACTTTGGCTGTGCAAGCCAAATACTTGCCAGCCTCCTACCCTTGGCAGAGAGGGAACTTCGCAAACAGGACTGAATTTTCTGAGACAAACATGAACCTTCACTACAGAAACAGCTTCAGTAACACACCCATGTCTTGATTCCTGCCAGTTTTTCCTTCATCCCTGGCAGCTTTTGCTGGAAGGAGATACTTGTGGTGCTGCTGAGATCCTCCTCAAGGGCTTAAGGCTACACACAGACTCTGGTCTTACCgatatgctttgttttttggttttgtatgtCAATATTACAGATACTCTAAAATCAACGTCTTGGTGCTAAATGGTATTTAAAAgataagaagcagaaaagtcaaaagctgagctttttgcttttgctatgttgagctttgcttttctttccaaccCAAAAATCAGCTAATACAGGGATGTGCTCCAAAAGGATTTGCTATTACCATAGCAAGAAGAGTTCTCCTGCTATCAAGCTGCCCATTCGGCTGCCTTGCCCCAGGATGTCAAACCCCACCCTGTAACAGAGGGCTATCTCAGCAGCCAGATGGAAGGAGTCCCTTCCTCACTATCAGATGCATCTTCTTGGTTTCCACATTCATATTTCTTGGCTCCTTTATCACTTCGCTAAACTTCATACGAATTTCCAGCTCCTCTAATCTTCATATTCAGGCACTGAAGGGGTAGTCCATAAGAacaaattaagattttttttttaaatcttacttTCACAAATTAAAATAGTTGCATGATTTTCGTGAACTACAGTAATTGTGTTacatcttttgaaaataatttcaaatacattttataaaaataaatctgaacaaaaatacTGGAATACCCTTGATACTAATAAAGCAGTGTTCTAGAAGTTATTTCAGAACTGCTACACATTCCATAGACGCTTTTAGTTTTAGAGATGGATTTCATAGGGCCAGGTGCCAACAGAGTATCTCCTCCCTCCAAAGCCAATAAGCCAAGGACCACACTTTTCTGCTCTCTATCCAAGACTATCTGCAAGGTGGAAGAATAGTATCTGTCCATTCCCCTGAAGCTGCTCACCTCGCTGGCAGGTGTCCTTTCCCTGAGAGTGGCTGCTCAGATAACATTTCACTTTATAGACTCTCATTTAGGatgtcctggggtgcatttTGCAGGCAGcttcctgaaggcagcagcagttcaaGCACTGCCTTTCTCTCCCAGTGCCCAGCCCTGCACTCCCACCCTCACAGCCCGGGAGCCCAGCTGGGGCCAGGACAGCTTTTGGGCAGAGCCAATGTGCCCGCAGGTCTCTGCCCTGacacagctccccagcaccatgTTAGAGGCAGCCCGAGGGAGGTGGCAGGACTGCTGCCAAGAGAGTGCTCCCCTCCGCagtccttccccccccccccccccccccaattcaGTATGTCACCCATTCCCAAAAGGATTTTGTTCTTCTGATGTATAGGCAGGTTAGTTTTTCACGGGGTTTGAGGTGACTCCACTCGGTGCAATGCAGGTGCCAGAGCTGGGAGTGGATGGGAGAGCATTGTGGGGAACTAGACTGAGAAGAGGAACatggaaggaaagcagcagtcaGGAGTTAGCTCAGCTGAACCATCAACCATCCTATATGGCTAAACTCCCAGTTGTCTGTTATCTCAGAGGGCCCCAGCGGGGAGCATTTCCCCTTGTCAGTCCTCTGGGGCTTCCCCTAGCTGGCTTCCCCTGATGAGAAGCAATGGGAGTTATTAACTCtggcaaagcattttttttgtctagtGAAAATTTGCAAATGAGTCTCTATGTCTGGaagattaaaatgcaaatgacagAGAAACCACCTGACCCCTGCTAAGTGCTCCGTAAAATACAGCTTGCTTTCAGTCTGGGGCTGAGGTCCTCCCTGCCGACCAGGAACACTGGCTCCACCATGCTCACACCCACCCTTGGGAACTGCCCCGGCCACCACACCAGGTCACAGTGtggcttctgtgctgcagggcttAGCCCCAGCCCTTGCAGATCTGCTGCCATCAAGGACTCACGAGGGAAAACTCAGCCCTTTCAGATACTGCAGGCAAAAGGGAGAGGAACAGCTTCCtctgtattaatttttctttgattatttAACCTCCCATTGGGCTGCAGTCAGTTAAAGATACCATGCAtcaattatttctgtgaaagaagcGTGAGTGTTTGAAGTGATACACTCTTGAGCAGGTTTCTGTGAAAGAGATTAATTTCCTCTTAGCATgccttaaaagcaaacaaagcaactTGCATGCTGAACAAAATGTCTCCACTCAGCCCAATCCTGCACAAGAATCATTCCAAGCAGCTGCAGGCTTCCCTCCTCCTGTTTCCCCAggagaagagggagggaagagcagctggCGAGGCAGCAAGTGACTGGGTCATCACAAGGCCGACCACTGGAACACTGAATTTGGggcgttcccccccccccccccccccctcctaAAGTGACTGGCTCAGGCttcagagattttcaaaaataacacaTCCTGGCTTGCTTCTGCATCTTCAGGCTGCATTTTGGTTTGTGCTTCCATTTTCCTCCAGCCaagcagctttatttatttatttttaagaccgGGATTAACACAATTTTATTCCAGGAATAAAATATTCCAGGAGTTTCTGGAAAAAACACCACATAAAGAGCTCTGGCTTTCACAGCCAAGCTCTTGCAGGAGAGAACCACTCCCACACAGGCTGCTTGCTCCAGCCCAGGCAGTTCCCAGCACCTCCATCCcagggggagcagagctgggaacgTCCTGGCCAAGCAAACACATGGGCAGATACTGTCAGGAAGGAGGGAGGacgggagggaggaaggaacaCGCTGACCAAGGCAGGATGCCATCTGCGTCTACCACCCTCATGCAAGACCTCTTACACTGCAATAGCCTCCTGCACTGTGAGCACCAGCACTGCTATTTGCTGCCTTGGACTCCAAGTTTTGTCACAGGTGAGTCCCTCTGGGCATTCAGCATGCCAGGAGGAGGTGAGGAAAGGTAGCTGCAGCATCTACCTTTTGTGTTCATTCAGCAATAAAGGCTCAGCAGGTTCATCCTGTGGCTCATTAGAGACAAGCACAGACATGGCTGTGACACACCTGCCCAGGTCCCCTCCATGTTGTCAAAATGTTTCCTGCCAGAGGAGCTCATATCTGCTACCACAGGGCTTTCCCCTTCCCATGTTCATCCCAACACCATGCAGTACTGTACCTTGCAGGGTCAGGCTTGCTTTCAGCTCAGACAAAGCTGTAATTCGCACCACTCTGCACAAATATTGGCAAATTGGGAATCACTCAGCACTGGGTGAGCCCAAGTCCCAGGATAAACCCCACTGTCTGTTGCTGCTTCTGATCCCTTAACTCGGTCTCCCAGAGTCTGTTTTCCCCTTGTGGGGTTGTCTACACAACAGGATCATGAGGTTTATCAGCACATGGGTTTGCTGTGCCCGTTTAGACCAGTTAACCCAACAGTGAGCATCCCCGGTGCTAAAGATGGAAAAGCCATTGTTCTTCCAGATTGTGTCAATGCTGCCTTGCTAAGTAACACCAGCCCCTGCTAAAGGAACATTTCTGCACTTGAAGTGACCCAGGTCCCACAGCAGAAGCTGCCAAATTACATCTGGACATCACAGGCCTGTGACTGCAGGGCCCTGAGCCCCCAGTGCTCCTGCCTCAGCTGCCCCCAGGCCCTGGCCTGGCCCCTAAATGTGGCACCAGGGATTTTACTGTGGGGAAATGATAATGGTTCTCTTGCCCCATCCTATTATAACCCTGTAGTTACCTTGAGATTCCTCATGGCATTTTTCAGCAAACCTGTGGTGCAGAGGCAGTGTCCTCGGGCGCTTGACAGGCAGGTCAGGAAGCGGAAGACTTCTGCAAGAGAGGGTAAATTCTGAGTTTCCTGTCACCACATAAACCAGTAGCTGGGAAGAGGAATAAGGAAATCCCGGCACTCCAGCTAGCATGTCCCAGGGGAAATCCAGGGGGCCTGGTTCTGCCTCAGTTCTTGGGCACAGCACTGAGGTACAGCAGGCCGCTGGGAAGCAGAGGGCCCACAAGCCTCTACCCACGGCCGGCATCATGCCCATGAAGTCATGGATCTCAGCACCCTCAGGAGAGCTGCAAGCAAGCCACTGTCCCACTCTGTgccagcaggaaggaaaactcAGCAGCCATTTAAAAGCTGGTCAATAAAACTGCCTGAAAGAGCAGCAGTATTTTCCTCAAGTATCAGAATAGAACCCAAAACGCTGTTCTTTCCTTGTCTTGTCACAGGCTCAATAACCTGGCATGGACACACACCCGGCAGCagctcactgtttttttctttgtttgtttgtttgtttctgtgtgtctTTTGCTAGATGAGCCCCTCTCTGCTGAGCCCCGTGAGTGCTCATACTGGGAAGGGACAGGACAGAGTGGATTTGGGCCCCTCTCTGTAAGTCCCACCACAACAGTTTAATGCTGCTGAAAGAAGACGCCCTGCTTATCtcactgctcctgcctgggccTTCTTGCTGCTTATTTAGTACTGGCTTCAGATCCTTCTATGAGCCCATATAACACTAAAATTACAGAAGATTAgcctaacagaaaaaaatagacttaATAAAGTACATTAGGGAGTGAAAACGTGATGAGTGACAGGACTAGTACAAAGGAACAAGGGAACCAGGATAGGAAAAGATAGAGAGACATGGAGAATCATGACATGGAGACATGGAGAGAAGGAAGATCACTTTTTTTCAACATCAAGAATTTATCACACTATACTTTCACTGAGAGCACTTAAATTGACTTAAATTAGTGCTCAAGCAGTTGATGAGCCAACGTGGCTTTGGGATCCTGTTGAAATGGGAGGCACCTGGGTAGTAACCACCTGGGCTGCTCACCTGGGAAAGGAAATACGTAGTGCGGGTGTTGGGCCCTAGACAGGCACAAGGTCATCCCTGTTGGCATTGGTCCCCTCAATAGGCACTAGAGGAGCTTGTCTTTGCTTCTGGTAGCAGGTCGGGGGGGTGAGCTAACTGGCCTGAGTTGCTTCTAGATGTCCTTTGGGCACACACAGCCTCCCTGATAGGGGTACAGTCATGAGCTAGTGCTGTTTGTGTTGCACGTAAGACTTGACTAAGAAGCACCTTTTTTCTACATAGGCTCAACTAAGAGCACCCCAGCTCCTTACTGATGAAGGCTTAGCATCTCTCAGTACTTTCTCTGCAATGCAGCAGCATTTCCATGGTGTTGCTTCCCTAACTGAGCCTCTGGCTCTTCTGAGCTTGTTGTGCTGGCAGGTAAAATGCAGGTGGCCTGAAACACTCTCTGGCAAACTCAAGGTTGTGTCCTTAACTATTTTCAGATAGCTTTGTTCAGCTTTATACAAATTTCATTCTCTTAGCATTCAGAACAATGGAAGAGTGGTGAAGATACTGACCTGCTCGagttaaactgtttttttttagagaaaaagtcTTCAATACTCAATGTCATTGATTTGAAACTAGGCTTACATCAGTGAAGCCTTACTGTCTTTGCACCTGTGCTTTACTTAGCCTTGACTTATTAATGATGATGAATTAACATAAACTTTCtctaaattaatataaattctATGTAAGCCTATTTACTTTAGGAGCCTTCATGGGATTTTGCTTTGATCTTGCTCAGtctgtcttttaaaacacttgaaagTTTAATAAACACAGTTCTGATGTGGCTATAGCTTGTATTTTAACCCAAACTGTACCGTTATATCAGAACTTTTTGATGACTTGAATGATCCTGCTTGGATTGAAAAAGTATACTGTAACTGCAGCCAACTTTTAGAATATCAACAAGTCAAGTTATGGTATAATGTCTGCAGAGTGTTTGACTATCCAATGGAATAGTACTGGATTCCCTGTTTTATGTACGTGGCCTTGCTGGCACTCCctccttcaaaataaagcaattccAAGGTTCAAGGCTATGCCTGAGCTCTTATCAATCCTAGAACTACTGTTCTGTTGAGTTTGTTACTGTGCATAGTTTATGATACCAAataaacttgttttgttttttttttttaaatcagcaagGCGGTCTATTTGAGCACTACTAACATTGCTATGCTACAGAAAGGAGAACCAACTTGATTCAttatttgtttcaatttttattatCAATGCAGTTACTGAAGGACACTTTTGATGCAggataattaattttcaaatggaaCAGGTGAAGTATGTGGGCCataatcttgaaaaataaaatcttttggcTGGCAAATTAAAACCAGCATTATAGGtatcaatttccttttttaaatggaatctctcaagattttcttaaataattcagatttaaaatgttttaaagcaataGATGATAGGGACGtaaagaatatttgaaaatccATACTATGTTCATATTAttgaaactttattttgaagaatttatatcaattaataattatttaacaCGAATAAACTTGAGAATTTTGTTGAGACAATACAGATGTGAAAAAGTTGTAGAAAATGAATATATCATTGTATGAATTATGAATGGATTACTTGTAAGGAAATACTCCGTGTTATGAAACACATTTCTTAAGCATGTGTTCAGTTTcaagtaaaaagagaaaaaaatagtgtccTTGCTTAAATTAAGGGACTCAAGTACTTTGTTTAAGGGATACCAGGATAATTAGATGtactagaaagaaaataggggaaaattatttctgatggACACTTGGTGGCAGCTTTTATCTGTAGGTTTAATAGCTGTTGCCACTTAACTTCATTGCTTCTCTTTTACAGCAGGTGACAAGCCAGAAAATAGACCGTAAACAACTGCGGTATGTTTTCACCAGAAGAACTGGTCAACAAATTTGTTGATCACAAAAATACTTTCCCAGGAACATTAAAATcaacacaaatatttactttaaatgaaGCACGCAggttttttctgtttcttctcttttggaaagtaatgaagaaaatattttgtgaggtTCTTTTTGCAAAATCCTGTGTAGAATGACAGGCAATTTgcgtattttattttaaataataataattctgaaaCTGGAGTTCATTTCCTTAAATGGGAAAGCTGCTGCTAGGCCTGGTGAAATTTCTCAGGAAATTCTTTATCCTGAACAGATCAACAGTGAGACTTTGGTATAGAATAGGTTGGGAGGGATGGTGGGCCACGAGCCCCCAGAGCAAAGCAGTGGTTATCAGTCTGAAATTTTAGCCAGGCTGAGCTGAAGGCAAACGACAAATCTGCAGCTACTGTCAGGGTCCTTCTGTCTGTGTGACAAGGACGGGACCTGTCACAAAGAAGAGATGCAAGATGTGGCTTAAGTatggggacaggagggaagTGCATTCCTTGGCAGGTCCCAGCTCGGCATCAGAACAGGTTGGAGTTGCTTGCTGGTCACCGGGAGAGGCAAACCTTGCTGCGTGGCCCGACAGGGACCTGTGCTCCTGTCAGACCTGGTCTGAAGAGCTCACTTTCAGCCCCAAGCAAACGTGTGGTCTACAAGTTTCTGGCAGCTGAAGATGGACTCATAAAACGAGAACAAAACCCATTTCTTATGTTAACACCGAGGGCATTTATTGTTCTTACGTTAACACCGAGAGTACTATTGAGCATTCACAGGCTTGAAGCCGGGAGAAGCTCCGTGTCCCGCTTCCCAGGCAGCCCTCCTTGCCCAGCCCCAAGACTCCCAGGGGCTCGGCTTCCCCCTCGGCGGCCGCCTCTTAATTACAGCCAATTAACCCCAGCGCCGCAccgtcggggggggggggcagcggcacCCCCACcgcctttccttcctcctcctcctcctcctccccctccccggctGTGGGGCTTCcgcccccccggcggcggctGGCAGCGGCTGCTCCCGGCCCGCGGGGGGCTTGGGGGAGCCGCAGCGGCACCGAGAGGGGACTCGGGGACCTGGGGAGGGCAAAGAGCCGGCGGCAAGAGCCTCGGCCGGTTTGTTCCCCCTGGCGGCAGAGCGCCCCCGAGCCTCCTCCGGACCTTTGGTTGGATGGGAAGAACGAGGATGGAGGAGCGGTGGTGGAAAGGGGAGCTGGCGGCAGACATCCATCAGACCCTGAGGACGAAGGTTTGGCCCCGCTTtgttcctttccctcctcctcctcccctcccctgcgGTGTGCTCCTGGCCGGGACCTGCTCCAAGCCGAAGCCGCACGAACCGCCACCTGCCCCGACTGGTCGGCAGCTTTAACTTAGGCGGCCTGCTGGTCACTCCTTGGGCTAGATGCCTAGAGAGCACGGAGGCGAAGAAAAATCAGCGCATCGCAGGAAGCCGAGAaatggttttgcttcttttcaccAAGATAAATGCTAAGATTCG includes these proteins:
- the C1QTNF2 gene encoding complement C1q tumor necrosis factor-related protein 2 yields the protein MISAVLLLWTVPCVANHILGGSAKAALQEGPQLACSLPGPPGPPGPPGAPGAPGTVGRMGFPGKDGKDGKDGDKGEHGDEGPRGRTGNPGKPGPKGKAGAIGKAGPRGPKGLKGNPGKNGAPGKKGPKGNKGETGMPGPCTCNANKAKSAFSVAVSKSYPRERLPIKFDRILMNEGGHYNASSGKFICSIPGIYYFTYDITLANKHLAIGLVHNGQYRIKTFDANTGNHDVASGSTILSLKREDEVWLQIFYSEQNGLFYDPYWTDSLFTGFLIYPDQDYLNEI